One part of the bacterium genome encodes these proteins:
- the ndk gene encoding nucleoside-diphosphate kinase — translation MAIERTLSIIKPDAVERGLIGAIIDRFEKGGLKPVAVRLERLSEAVAGGFYAVHRERPFFRDLVAYMTSGPVVVMVLEGESAIARNREIMGATDPAKAAEGTIRKLHAQNIERNSVHGSDAPETARTEIAYFFRATEQHAYDWKR, via the coding sequence ATGGCAATCGAACGCACCCTGTCCATCATCAAGCCTGACGCCGTCGAGCGCGGGCTCATCGGCGCGATCATCGACCGTTTCGAGAAGGGCGGGCTCAAGCCGGTCGCGGTCCGCCTCGAGCGGCTCTCCGAGGCCGTCGCCGGCGGCTTCTACGCGGTGCACCGCGAGCGGCCGTTCTTCCGCGACCTGGTCGCCTACATGACCAGCGGCCCGGTGGTGGTCATGGTCCTCGAGGGCGAGAGCGCCATCGCGCGCAACCGCGAGATCATGGGTGCCACCGACCCGGCCAAGGCCGCGGAGGGGACGATCCGCAAGCTCCACGCGCAGAACATCGAGCGCAACTCGGTGCACGGCTCCGACGCGCCGGAGACCGCGCGCACCGAGATCGCGTACTTCTTCCGGGCGACCGAGCAGCACGCCTACGACTGGAAACGCTGA